Below is a genomic region from Xiphophorus hellerii strain 12219 chromosome 17, Xiphophorus_hellerii-4.1, whole genome shotgun sequence.
AAtttgtgctaaaaataaataaataatgtaattagTATGTTTTGATTAACCCGTAATTCTCTCCTAACCTGGTCtgggaagcataataggtcacatTTTTGATTCTTTCGTCCTGAACAACAAACCTCCTGTTCCTATACTTTACTTCTCTGAGATGTCATCCCTCATTCAGAACCAACCTGTCAATAGATCAGTCAAGTCTTTAGTGTGCCACGACACGTCCGTGCTGTCTGGGTGTCAGTTTGTTGGCCAGAAGACAAGCCAGGGCAATGCCCCCGATCTGTGTGAAGGCCAACCCTAAAACAGTGGCAGCAATATGGAAGACGTTGTCGTTGACCAAGCTGAAGACTTTCCGGAAGCAGCCATGTGGATGGATTCCTGCAGCCGCCACTCCGTCATTGTCATCCGACAGGAGCGGCCGATTCCTGCAACCCTTCCGCCTCACGCAGCAGCTGTCGGGAAGGGAGACCGAGGTGCCATTCTCAGCGGGAAGGAAAGTCATGTGCTGGATGGCCCAGTCCGAATTCAGCCAGTCGCGCCAACCCTCAGCACCGCAGCACTCCAAAGCTCTCTGCAGACTATCTAGAGCGTCGGCACGGCCTTCATCCTCCGTGTAGCCTGCCACGGCTCGATGCAAGCCACTGCGAAATCCTCCGGCGATGTCTTCACGGTAGAAGAGCCCAGAAAGACCAGCGGCCAAACCGGCGACTAGAGTAGCAAGTTGGAAGAACCCATAGGCCCTCAGGACACAGGGCAGGTTTGCAGCCACCCCAAGGCAACCGAGGAACCCCCAAGCAGTAACAGCTGCCCCGGTAGAGAGAAGGATAAGAGGGGCGTTGGGGTACCGATTGGCTGACAGGGTCATGTAGTCTGCCAAGGAGATCTGAGCCCAAACACCAAGGGTAAAGATGGCCAACCCTGCTGCCCAGAAGAGGCAGCTGAAAGCCAGGAGACCCAGACGGAGGAGGTGCATGACTCCCACTGGGCGACAGCAAGGTGGGGCAGCACCCACCGGAGGGGGGGCGGGAGGCGCCAGCGAGGCTTCGGAGCAAACGGACAAGGACAGACGCTGGTGCTGCTGGTGAAGCTGCTCCTCTTGGTCTTGGTAGGGAGGCAGCAGGTAGCCTGGGATGGCCGAAGGTCgccgaggaagaggaggaggagtgagCAGGTTCACACCAAGCGGGGAGGAAAGTCTTCTGACCGCTAGCTGCTCCCGCTCCCAATCCAAAGCCCGTCTGCTGGGACTCGGCCGGGCCGACAGCGAGTCGTAAGGGAGTGCGGAGCTCATGATCTCCGCTCAGGCTTTATCCGCTTgcccctttctttttttttttttacacactcCCCCTTTTGTCTTCCTTCCTTTATCAGAGTcttccctcttcctccttcttcttctttacgACCGGTTATTAATCCGCCACCATTAGCTCCAACGTCACCCAGACTGTAAATCACAATGATGGGACTCGAGTCGGGTCTTTATCTGCATCCGCAGCTGCTCTATTTATCCGTTTATTTGGAAATTGTTTTTCCACCTGCATGGTCAACGGTCCTTCCAATTCTTCCGCTGATGGTTACTTCCCGGCGTCTGTCTGCTTGCCGCTGCCCCTCGCTCCGGTCCGGTGATTGCAGAGGCAGAGTAAACCGATGGACCCCCTCTCTCGGCGTGGAGGAGGTTTTCCTTCcaggtttattattttccaatatGGAGGAAGCCTGCAGAGAATCTTAAACGCCAACAATTCTTGGAAAACAATGAATGAACACCTGTTGGTTAgtagaaaatacatatttttctgaaagtattttatctaaaaaaaaaattattagtgAAACCAATTAGAGCTACAgaaagaaataatcaaaatttcccttctttctttgttttaattattaacagtataaatatttagtaagaCTGGCAAATATGGTTATGGTTAAAATACTCTAGAATTTTTCACATTAAGAAAATTAATGGAAATtacataatgtgacaaaaattacaacttttacAAGCCAAACAACTGGGTTGTAAAAGTTATTGCATAGGTAATGCTGAAATACGTGTTAAATTATTGTCCATTTATCAATAAATATGGAGAAATAATGCTGGTGCGCTTTCTACACTTAATTCAGATAACTAAATACTTTAAATTGatcagaaacagaaatgcaaattaTTACTTTGTTACTCTTTTTTGCTCTTAGTGATTCATAACAATGTTATAAAAACCACAACTTGGATGTTGATGTTGGACTTGATTAATATATTATAGAATATACTATTTGGTGCAAAATGCTTCAATAAATATGAAGGGCATGGTGTTATGTCATAGcaacacacaaaagaaataCCATACACGTTATTCTGCTGAGTTAAAATCTTTGTATGAATAACCCCAAACAAAGTCAACAACATTCTCTGGTCAATTTTGTGATATAACTGgtcttaatttagttttttattttacatgctGCAGCATTTTGTTATTTCTCTCAGataaatataactataaatGACTTATAACCCAACATATGGACCTCACTTTGCATGCAGTATCCATTATTCTATTTTCACacaacattcagtctgttgggATTCACTTCAAACACCTGCTGATCTAATAATAGAAAGCCAATTTCAGACCTCTGACCCTTTTCCACTATTACTGTGCAGTTATTGCACTCTGTCGGCTGAGTGGGCGACACAGTCACACGCTGGTGCCCCGTTTAACGGCTGGGCCGGTTTTATGGAGGTGATTCCTCCTCGACGAATGGCTTTCCCCCAATCAGCCAGAGCTCATTAAAACCTCTCAGTTAATTAAACTAATTCAGACTCATGCCTTTTATAAGGAGGACCATAACACTGACATTATGGCTGCTTGGGGAATATGTGGATTCTGGCGTTACAGCAGCAATATTTGGAGGTCATACACTTTTAAGCTGTTGCACTATTATCTGCTAAGTAAATCATTCATTTACTTCTTCAAATAAGGAAAAACATCACCTGacataaagggaaaaaaatcccaaagcCAGTGGACTTTGTTtcgtctttttgtttgtttaccaGTTAGAATGATCAACATTAATGTTTCACTTAACTGTACTTCTAGACAATGACGTCTTATAATGTTAAGGCACATATTGCTTAAATTGAGGGTAATATCATGTTTACttcaaatgataaataaatgtagtCACCGAGAGAAagatttctgacaaaaaaatatatatttttccacattaatttcacacatttacaagaaaaacaacaaattcttcataattaaagtcagaaatgtaatatatgttgtttgtttgtctgctAAAGATTATGTTTATACTacaaaacattaagaaaatgaagcaaacattCATGGAGCAAAAGTCATTTATTGAACTCATCTATGATTTTAACTTACAGCATAATtgcaaagtacaaaaaaatacaatgttgGATATATTTCTATCAAgcaagttaaaaaatatatttttccacatAATTTACCCACAGAGTGATACATTAAATGAAGCTATAATTTCATACATACGACATACGATTATCTAAATGCCTCCTTATTGAGGTCAGCAGCTTCTATATGCGTCTCCATATGTTTGTTCAGTTTGGCCTTTGACGGAAATGTTTTCCCGCACAGCTCGCAGGTCGGCTTCTCCCTCCTCTGCCCGGAGTGGCTGCGTTTGTGGCGCGCTAGCTCCGACGAACTCTTAAACCTGAGCTCACAGGCGTCGCAGGGGTACGGCCTCTCCCCGGTGTGAATCCTGCGGTGCAGCTGAGCCTCGCCGAGCGTCAGGAAGGACTTCTCGCAGTGTCCGCAGGGGAATGGCCTCTCCCCGGTGTGGATGAGGTTGTGTCTGGTTAGGGCGTACGGCTTGGAGAAGCCCTTCCCACAGTGGGTGCAAGGGTATGGCCGTGCACCGCTGTGGGAGGCAATGTGCTCCTGCTGGGTTTTTTTGCTCTTGAATCGTTTCTCACACTGCAGACAGGAGTAGGGCCTGTCATCCAGGTGCGACCTGTGATGTTTGGAAAGCTCTCCTTGCGATAAAAACCCCTTCCCACACTGCGAGCAGAGGAACGGTTTCTCCCCCGTGTGCATCCGCTCATGTCGGGCCAGCACAGATGCCAGCGTGAAGCTTTTGGAGCAGTGGGAGCAATGGAAAGGTCTCTCGCCGGTGTGAACCCGGAGGTGCTTGACCAGCATAAAACGAACAGAGAACCGTTTGTTGCATTGCTTGCACTGATGTGGTCGTTCCCCAGTATGAGTGGATAAATGTCGCTTAACGTCAGACCTGCGGGTGTACGTTTTCTCGCATTGTGGGCATTTGAACTGCCGCTTCACCCGGTGCGCCTGCCTGTGCTGGGCGCGGGCCAGCAGCGTGTCGAAGCCGTCGCCGCACTGCTGGCAGATGTAGCGCCTGATGCTGACGTGGGACTTCCTGTGCTCTAGCAGCTCGTCGTCGGTGGGGAAGCCCCTGCTGCAGATGGAGCAGATGTGAGGCAGCTGGCTCTCCGACGAGTGCGATTTCTTGTGGTGAACGGTCAGGGCCCGCAGATTGGCAAAGG
It encodes:
- the LOC116736524 gene encoding tetraspanin-7-like, translating into MSSALPYDSLSARPSPSRRALDWEREQLAVRRLSSPLGVNLLTPPPLPRRPSAIPGYLLPPYQDQEEQLHQQHQRLSLSVCSEASLAPPAPPPVGAAPPCCRPVGVMHLLRLGLLAFSCLFWAAGLAIFTLGVWAQISLADYMTLSANRYPNAPLILLSTGAAVTAWGFLGCLGVAANLPCVLRAYGFFQLATLVAGLAAGLSGLFYREDIAGGFRSGLHRAVAGYTEDEGRADALDSLQRALECCGAEGWRDWLNSDWAIQHMTFLPAENGTSVSLPDSCCVRRKGCRNRPLLSDDNDGVAAAGIHPHGCFRKVFSLVNDNVFHIAATVLGLAFTQIGGIALACLLANKLTPRQHGRVVAH